The proteins below are encoded in one region of Flavobacterium sp. IMCC34852:
- a CDS encoding peptidylprolyl isomerase — MPLKTKIMKFINSQLIVAVVTAFFAVGTANAQEIIKDSVKTKPQTKTAQKVKVDGIIATVGDYIILDSDIDKSFLELSSQGQSVKDITRCQMLGKLLEEKLYAHQAIQDSIVIKDEEVKEKMNEQIAYMVEQLSSMENVIKYFKKDSEEDFRSELFEIIKTNKLTTEMRNKIINAVEITPEETRNFFKSIPQDELPVFGAEMEVAQIVITPKITEEEKQRVINRLKEIKAEVLAGSSFKTRAVIYSDDRGSASNGGFYKINRKTQFVKEFKDVAFSLGEGEISEPFETEYGYHIIMVEKIKGQEVELRHILMMPKVSDQALKEAREKIITIKNKIESGEITFAEAARTMSDEKETRANGGTLINPKTQDTHFELTKMDPSLYSEVSNLKDNAITAPILDDDPRTGKKYKIITVTNRINEHTADYGKDYIKIKDLALKEKQIKAIGKWSDEKIKETYIKINGEYQDCLFINNWLKK, encoded by the coding sequence ATGCCATTAAAAACAAAGATTATGAAATTTATAAATAGCCAACTAATAGTAGCTGTTGTTACAGCCTTTTTTGCAGTTGGTACCGCCAATGCCCAAGAGATTATTAAAGATTCTGTAAAAACCAAACCCCAAACCAAAACCGCGCAAAAAGTTAAAGTAGACGGAATTATTGCCACAGTAGGCGATTATATTATTTTGGATTCGGATATTGATAAGTCTTTTTTGGAATTATCCAGTCAAGGACAATCAGTTAAAGATATTACGCGTTGCCAAATGCTGGGCAAATTATTGGAAGAAAAATTATATGCACACCAAGCCATACAAGACAGTATAGTGATTAAAGATGAAGAGGTAAAAGAAAAAATGAACGAGCAAATTGCGTATATGGTTGAACAATTAAGCTCGATGGAAAACGTAATCAAGTACTTCAAAAAAGACAGCGAAGAGGATTTCAGAAGTGAATTGTTTGAAATTATCAAGACCAATAAGTTAACTACGGAGATGAGAAACAAAATCATAAATGCTGTTGAAATTACTCCCGAAGAAACCCGCAATTTCTTTAAGTCTATTCCACAAGACGAATTACCGGTTTTTGGTGCTGAAATGGAAGTAGCCCAAATCGTAATCACACCAAAAATTACCGAGGAAGAAAAACAAAGAGTCATCAACCGATTAAAAGAAATCAAAGCCGAAGTTTTGGCCGGTTCCAGTTTTAAAACTCGAGCCGTTATTTATTCAGACGATAGGGGTTCAGCCTCCAATGGAGGTTTTTATAAAATCAACCGCAAAACCCAATTCGTAAAAGAGTTCAAAGATGTAGCCTTCAGTTTAGGTGAAGGAGAAATTTCAGAGCCGTTTGAAACCGAATACGGTTACCATATTATTATGGTAGAAAAAATCAAAGGACAGGAAGTAGAGTTGAGACACATTCTAATGATGCCTAAAGTTTCTGACCAAGCTTTGAAAGAGGCCAGAGAGAAAATCATTACGATTAAAAATAAAATTGAAAGCGGCGAAATCACTTTTGCGGAAGCGGCCAGAACCATGTCTGATGAAAAAGAAACCAGAGCCAATGGCGGAACTTTAATCAATCCTAAAACCCAAGATACGCACTTCGAATTGACCAAAATGGATCCGAGTTTGTATAGTGAAGTGTCTAATTTAAAAGACAATGCTATTACAGCACCTATCTTAGATGACGATCCGAGAACCGGAAAAAAATATAAAATCATCACCGTTACCAACAGAATTAACGAACACACAGCAGATTACGGTAAGGATTATATCAAAATCAAAGATTTGGCCCTAAAAGAAAAACAAATCAAAGCCATCGGTAAATGGTCTGATGAAAAAATCAAAGAAACTTACATCAAAATTAACGGAGAATACCAAGATTGCTTGTTTATCAATAATTGGTTAAAAAAATAG
- a CDS encoding peptidylprolyl isomerase, which yields MSLKQFFLGLFFLMSLDGIGQNNSKEVLFTINDKPYYTDEFSRVYKKNLELVKDESQKDLNQYLELFVGYKLKVNKAYKLGLQDNPKYQSELKSYRTQLAKNYFNDTKITQELVQEGYNRLQKEVKASHILIMVDENATPEDTLKAYKKIEDISRKAIEGADFGALAIQFSEDPSAKENKGDLGYFTAFRMVYAFENAAYNTPKGKVSKIIRTRFGYHILKVEDVRNNRGEVTVAHIMILNPKPEDTDQDKAKNTINDIYKKIQQGEKFEDLAKQFSEDKSSSSKGGVLNKFGSGQLSSEEFENVAFSLQQANEVSQPFQSQFGWHIVKLIQKHPVRSLDEMKNELETKVGKDDRSKKITASLNEKLRKKYTYKKDNKQYAILAKLVTDDFYESKWKQPENAKEYTTPLLTINAKKIEGKTFLEFIDKQQKSGMTVKPLAKLVDALYEKFLEAQLTAYYDDNLENEFTEFANVMEEYRDGLLLFDLMEKEIWERAKTDSIGLQKFYDEHKSEHQWKNRVEATVLSSTKIEEIKKALNMLKKNTEVQAIKEKLNINNVVNVMSNSGVFEEGNDALPKSTRFEVGISEIVKEGEYYFVTKVDKVMPKSIKTLDECRGKIVNDYQQYLEQRWVDDLKQEFTVKVNKEVFEKVKKQLNP from the coding sequence ATGAGTTTAAAACAGTTTTTTTTAGGATTGTTCTTTTTAATGTCATTAGACGGAATAGGGCAAAATAATTCAAAAGAAGTTTTGTTTACCATAAACGATAAGCCTTATTATACCGATGAATTTTCGAGGGTTTACAAGAAAAACCTAGAATTGGTAAAAGATGAATCTCAAAAAGATTTGAACCAATATTTAGAACTTTTTGTAGGTTACAAACTAAAAGTAAACAAAGCCTATAAGTTAGGTTTACAAGACAATCCAAAATACCAAAGCGAGTTAAAATCTTACCGAACGCAATTGGCCAAAAACTATTTTAACGATACCAAAATCACTCAAGAGCTTGTTCAAGAAGGTTATAATCGTTTGCAAAAAGAAGTTAAAGCATCGCATATCTTGATTATGGTGGATGAAAATGCAACTCCTGAAGACACGCTCAAAGCCTATAAAAAAATTGAAGATATCAGCCGAAAAGCCATAGAAGGAGCAGATTTTGGGGCTTTAGCTATTCAGTTTTCCGAAGATCCTTCTGCCAAAGAAAACAAAGGTGATTTAGGGTATTTCACGGCTTTCAGAATGGTGTATGCTTTTGAAAATGCCGCCTACAATACGCCAAAAGGCAAGGTGTCAAAAATTATCAGAACGCGCTTTGGCTATCATATTTTGAAAGTAGAAGACGTTAGAAATAACCGAGGTGAAGTAACTGTTGCGCATATCATGATTTTGAATCCCAAACCGGAGGATACTGACCAAGATAAGGCCAAAAATACTATCAACGATATTTACAAGAAAATCCAACAAGGGGAAAAATTTGAGGATTTGGCCAAGCAGTTTTCAGAAGATAAATCATCCTCTTCTAAAGGTGGTGTGTTGAATAAATTCGGTTCCGGACAATTGAGTTCTGAAGAGTTTGAAAATGTTGCTTTTTCTTTGCAACAAGCCAATGAAGTATCTCAACCTTTTCAATCACAATTTGGTTGGCATATTGTCAAACTAATTCAAAAACATCCGGTGCGTTCTTTGGATGAAATGAAGAATGAGTTGGAAACCAAAGTAGGGAAAGATGATAGATCAAAAAAAATCACAGCTTCATTAAATGAAAAATTAAGAAAAAAATACACCTATAAAAAAGATAACAAGCAGTATGCAATTTTGGCCAAATTGGTTACCGATGACTTCTATGAATCCAAATGGAAGCAACCGGAAAATGCCAAAGAATATACAACACCTTTGTTGACCATCAACGCTAAAAAAATTGAAGGAAAAACATTTTTAGAATTTATAGACAAACAGCAAAAATCCGGAATGACCGTTAAACCGTTAGCCAAATTGGTTGATGCTCTATACGAGAAATTCTTAGAAGCACAATTAACAGCCTATTACGATGATAATTTGGAGAATGAGTTTACTGAGTTTGCCAATGTAATGGAAGAATACCGAGACGGTTTGTTACTGTTTGATTTGATGGAGAAAGAAATTTGGGAAAGAGCCAAAACAGATTCGATTGGATTGCAAAAGTTTTACGATGAACACAAATCGGAACACCAGTGGAAAAACAGAGTGGAAGCCACTGTTCTCTCTTCCACCAAAATAGAAGAAATTAAAAAAGCATTAAATATGCTCAAGAAAAACACCGAAGTACAAGCCATTAAAGAAAAACTAAACATAAATAATGTAGTCAACGTAATGAGCAACAGCGGTGTGTTTGAAGAAGGAAATGATGCCTTGCCAAAAAGCACTAGGTTTGAAGTTGGCATTTCAGAGATTGTAAAAGAAGGCGAATACTATTTTGTGACTAAAGTGGATAAAGTGATGCCCAAAAGCATCAAAACACTAGACGAGTGCCGAGGGAAAATAGTAAACGACTACCAACAATATTTAGAGCAAAGATGGGTTGACGATTTAAAACAAGAGTTCACTGTAAAAGTCAATAAAGAAGTCTTTGAAAAAGTAAAAAAACAGTTGAATCCTTAA